A genome region from Desulfovibrio sp. JC010 includes the following:
- the mnmG gene encoding tRNA uridine-5-carboxymethylaminomethyl(34) synthesis enzyme MnmG, which yields MIKKSPPPEKFDLIVCGAGHAGCEAAMAAANLGLKTLLLTINVDRIGHLSCNPAIGGLAKGHMVKEIDALGGYMGIWSDKAGIQFRILNTRKGPAVRASRAQMDRNEYMRVVQKDIFAQDNLWVRQAMAETLIVEDGKAAGVVTQIGEKFHSRSVMLTTGTFLQGLMHIGLENFSGGRMGDPASVGMSKSLEEAGLTLGRLKTGTTPRLLKDSIDYDKLEEQRGDDPPQPFSFRTTEIKLPQVSCHITYTNEQAHEAIRSGFERSPMFTGVIKGTGARYCPSIEDKVARFPEKERHQIFLEPEGYESPEVYPSGIPTSLPLDVQKRMIHSIEGLEQAQIVRPGYAIEYDFVPPTQLLPTLETKTLPGLYLAGQINGTSGYEEAAAQGLWAACNAFCKLTGRDPFLLSRDQAYIAVLVDDLVTKGTQEPYRMFTSRAEYRLLLREGNADLRLTEIGRELGLVKDEHWVLYSAKKKGLDEALALLNNTQIRPDKPTREIMEKIGGTVPNKAVPLAALLRQPELSIADMAHFKPQITDYAEDILAETETQIKYEGYLVRQQELVDKFRKMESVSIPDNIEYAKVAGLTREAVEKLTEVRPLTLGQASRISGITPAAVSSIEIHLKKIGAI from the coding sequence ATGATCAAAAAATCTCCTCCGCCAGAAAAATTTGACCTCATAGTATGCGGCGCAGGCCATGCGGGTTGCGAAGCTGCAATGGCTGCTGCCAATTTGGGCCTGAAGACCCTGCTTTTGACCATCAATGTGGACCGCATCGGGCATTTGTCCTGCAACCCGGCCATCGGCGGTCTTGCCAAAGGTCATATGGTTAAGGAAATTGACGCGCTGGGCGGCTACATGGGCATCTGGTCTGATAAAGCCGGAATCCAGTTCCGCATTTTGAATACCCGCAAAGGCCCGGCAGTACGCGCCAGCCGCGCCCAGATGGACCGCAATGAGTATATGCGCGTGGTCCAGAAAGATATTTTTGCGCAGGACAATCTCTGGGTCCGGCAGGCTATGGCTGAAACCCTGATCGTTGAGGATGGTAAAGCTGCCGGGGTTGTGACTCAGATCGGTGAAAAATTTCATTCCCGTTCCGTGATGCTGACCACGGGAACTTTCTTGCAGGGATTGATGCATATCGGGCTGGAGAATTTCAGCGGCGGACGCATGGGAGACCCTGCTTCTGTGGGCATGTCCAAAAGCCTTGAAGAGGCCGGACTGACTTTGGGACGCCTCAAGACCGGCACCACTCCCCGATTGCTCAAGGATTCCATTGATTATGATAAACTGGAAGAACAGCGCGGTGATGATCCACCGCAGCCGTTCAGCTTCCGCACTACCGAAATCAAACTGCCGCAGGTAAGCTGCCACATCACTTACACTAATGAACAGGCCCACGAGGCCATCCGCAGCGGCTTTGAACGCTCGCCCATGTTCACCGGGGTGATCAAAGGCACCGGAGCGCGCTACTGCCCGTCCATTGAAGACAAGGTTGCCAGATTTCCTGAAAAGGAACGCCACCAGATTTTTCTTGAACCTGAAGGGTACGAAAGCCCTGAGGTCTATCCCAGCGGTATCCCCACCAGCCTTCCTTTGGACGTACAGAAGCGCATGATCCATTCCATCGAAGGGCTGGAACAGGCCCAAATCGTGCGTCCGGGTTACGCCATTGAGTATGATTTCGTACCGCCCACCCAACTGCTGCCGACCCTTGAAACCAAGACACTTCCCGGCCTTTATCTGGCCGGGCAGATCAACGGCACCTCCGGCTACGAAGAAGCTGCGGCACAGGGGCTCTGGGCCGCCTGCAACGCTTTCTGCAAACTGACCGGACGCGACCCCTTCCTGCTTTCCCGCGATCAGGCCTACATTGCCGTGCTGGTTGATGATCTTGTCACCAAAGGAACTCAGGAACCATACCGCATGTTCACTTCCCGCGCGGAATACAGACTGCTGCTTCGTGAAGGCAATGCCGACCTGCGCCTCACTGAAATAGGCCGCGAACTGGGTCTGGTTAAAGATGAGCACTGGGTGCTTTATTCTGCCAAAAAGAAAGGTCTGGATGAAGCTCTGGCACTGCTGAACAACACCCAGATCAGACCGGACAAACCCACCCGCGAAATCATGGAAAAAATCGGCGGAACCGTACCCAACAAAGCTGTCCCCCTTGCGGCCCTGCTGCGCCAGCCGGAACTTTCCATTGCGGATATGGCCCACTTCAAGCCTCAGATTACGGACTACGCTGAAGACATTCTTGCTGAAACAGAAACCCAAATTAAATATGAAGGTTATCTTGTGCGCCAGCAGGAACTGGTGGATAAATTCCGCAAGATGGAATCGGTCAGCATCCCGGACAACATTGAGTATGCTAAAGTTGCAGGACTTACACGTGAAGCTGTTGAAAAACTTACAGAAGTACGCCCGCTGACACTGGGACAGGCCAGCCGTATTTCCGGAATTACCCCGGCAGCAGTTTCATCAATTGAGATTCATTTGAAAAAAATCGGTGCCATTTAA
- a CDS encoding hemolysin family protein: protein MDDGSEGRLWAKMVNIFKKSDAPLEEHILEASEDGEIKDEVVSMLLNVLELKDTEASEIMIPRTDMVGVELNSTLAEVAEEIIEHGHSRIPVFQETKDKIVGIIHAKDIIAPLLRGKTDTPLDEIMRKPYFVSEHIKIKALLKEFQAGRVHLAILQDEYGGTSGLLTMEDVLEEIVGDISDEHDADRPSDFEELESGKFLISGRVPLTEVSEKLDLTLDSEHVESIGGYISELTGRIPHVGEFINISGYKFTVHEGDAKQIISILIDPPTGN from the coding sequence TTGGACGACGGTTCTGAAGGCCGATTGTGGGCCAAAATGGTCAATATCTTTAAAAAATCAGACGCCCCCCTTGAAGAACACATCCTCGAAGCAAGTGAAGACGGTGAAATCAAGGACGAAGTCGTTTCCATGCTGCTCAATGTCCTTGAATTAAAGGACACCGAAGCCAGTGAAATCATGATTCCCCGTACGGATATGGTCGGAGTCGAGCTTAACAGCACCCTTGCTGAAGTAGCCGAAGAGATCATTGAGCACGGACATTCCCGCATTCCTGTTTTTCAGGAAACCAAAGACAAAATAGTCGGCATAATCCACGCCAAAGATATCATTGCCCCTCTACTTAGAGGCAAGACCGATACGCCGCTTGATGAAATCATGCGCAAGCCTTATTTTGTTTCCGAACACATCAAAATCAAAGCCCTGCTCAAGGAATTTCAGGCCGGACGCGTTCATCTGGCAATCCTGCAGGATGAATACGGCGGAACATCCGGCCTGCTGACCATGGAAGACGTGCTTGAAGAAATCGTCGGCGATATTTCCGATGAACACGACGCGGACCGCCCTTCGGATTTCGAAGAACTGGAAAGTGGAAAATTCCTGATCTCCGGCAGGGTTCCCCTTACCGAGGTATCTGAGAAGCTGGACTTGACCCTCGATTCAGAGCATGTGGAATCCATTGGCGGATACATATCTGAACTGACCGGACGCATTCCCCATGTAGGTGAATTTATTAATATCTCAGGTTATAAGTTCACTGTTCATGAAGGGGATGCCAAACAGATCATCTCCATCCTCATTGACCCGCCCACCGGAAATTAG
- a CDS encoding PxxKW family cysteine-rich protein: MAKKNARVHALEGAAMTAEGLSYKGVILETVVEKCDGCERAVEFEGSKYCPSYAQPAKKWSHSVCNFATHVRAGVDKEGKVKVNPLKASKRAARGR; this comes from the coding sequence ATGGCTAAAAAGAATGCAAGAGTACACGCACTCGAAGGTGCAGCAATGACTGCTGAAGGTCTTTCCTACAAAGGCGTAATTCTCGAAACCGTTGTTGAAAAATGTGACGGTTGTGAACGCGCAGTTGAGTTCGAAGGTTCCAAATACTGTCCCAGCTACGCTCAGCCCGCTAAAAAGTGGTCCCACAGCGTATGCAACTTCGCCACCCACGTGCGTGCCGGTGTTGACAAAGAAGGTAAAGTTAAAGTTAACCCGCTTAAAGCATCCAAGCGTGCTGCACGCGGTCGCTAG
- a CDS encoding M20 family metallo-hydrolase, translating into MPTQLLSKIDDMKDAALDLHAKLVAIPAIGPTNNGTGEKAKADFLTEYLKENGFGEVKSYNAPDNRVECGYRPNLVTVIPGQDSSRTLWIISHMDVVPVGDLSLWDTDPFKMVQDGDALYGRGVEDNHQGLVSSVLAAKALMDSGMTPGINVGLIFVSDEETGSHYGLEYMVKEHGDLFKKNDLFLVPDSGEPDSALVEIAEKSSIWFKVTVEGKQCHASTPEQGVNSLVAAAAMIMEVPELKYHFDEEDELFSPPYSTFEPTKKEANVENINTIPGKDVFYIDCRILPSYDLQEVIDQVKGMALYVAEEYGVKISVDIESKSQAAPPTPADAEIVEKVCFAVKEVYGVDAKPGGIGGGTVAAHLRELGYQTVVWSTLLHQAHQPNEKGSISNTLNDAKVMALLPF; encoded by the coding sequence ATGCCCACTCAGCTTCTTTCAAAAATCGACGACATGAAAGACGCAGCTCTCGACCTCCACGCCAAGCTGGTTGCCATTCCCGCCATCGGTCCCACCAACAATGGAACCGGGGAAAAAGCAAAAGCGGATTTCCTCACCGAATATCTCAAGGAGAACGGATTCGGGGAAGTGAAATCATACAACGCCCCGGATAATCGGGTGGAGTGCGGATATAGACCCAATCTGGTCACCGTTATTCCCGGACAGGACAGCTCCAGAACCCTGTGGATCATATCCCACATGGACGTAGTTCCCGTAGGCGACCTGAGCCTCTGGGATACCGATCCTTTCAAGATGGTGCAGGACGGAGATGCCCTCTACGGACGCGGCGTGGAAGACAATCATCAGGGACTGGTCAGTTCCGTTCTCGCTGCCAAGGCACTCATGGATTCCGGCATGACTCCGGGCATCAACGTCGGCCTCATCTTTGTCTCCGACGAAGAAACAGGCTCCCACTACGGTCTTGAATACATGGTCAAAGAACACGGCGACCTGTTCAAAAAGAACGACCTTTTCCTCGTACCCGATTCCGGCGAACCCGATTCCGCACTGGTGGAAATCGCGGAAAAATCCTCCATCTGGTTCAAGGTCACAGTGGAAGGCAAGCAGTGCCACGCATCCACACCGGAGCAGGGCGTCAACTCCCTTGTCGCGGCTGCAGCCATGATCATGGAGGTTCCGGAACTAAAATACCATTTTGATGAGGAAGACGAACTTTTCTCTCCGCCCTACTCCACTTTCGAGCCGACTAAAAAAGAAGCCAACGTGGAAAACATCAATACCATTCCCGGCAAAGATGTTTTCTACATCGACTGCCGCATCCTGCCCAGCTACGACCTGCAGGAAGTAATTGATCAGGTCAAAGGCATGGCTCTCTACGTAGCCGAGGAATACGGCGTAAAAATTTCCGTAGATATTGAAAGCAAAAGTCAGGCAGCACCGCCTACCCCGGCTGATGCCGAAATCGTTGAAAAAGTATGTTTCGCGGTCAAGGAAGTCTACGGTGTGGACGCAAAACCGGGCGGAATCGGCGGCGGAACCGTTGCCGCACATCTGCGCGAGCTGGGCTACCAGACCGTTGTCTGGTCCACCCTGCTGCATCAGGCCCACCAGCCCAACGAAAAAGGGTCCATCAGCAATACCCTCAATGACGCAAAAGTAATGGCACTTCTGCCATTCTAA
- a CDS encoding amidohydrolase family protein: MQPNKCDLIIKSSYILTQNDERELIENGAIAVSGSVISSVGTQTDIESAWIADETIDCGKSVILPGLINAHTHVPMTLMRGVADDLPLLEWLHNYMFPIESGLTKDLVELGARLGCAEMVASGTTAIFDGYMYEDAVGKAVDETGMKAVLGEGFFKFPSPFFKTAQDAWDVIEALHDQFADHERIRTAVTPHAVFTTDPDQLAESMELAERLDLLWQIHAAESVPETKLTLETFGKRPIQILKEYELLRERTRLHHCVDVTDEEIGWIKDAGAMIAHNPQSNLKLGSGICPLTKFLEAGVTAGLGTDGAASNNNLDMFDEMRTAALLQKGFLQDPEAMPAQTVLDMATVSGADFLGFHDTGKLETGMKADIIAINMDKMHLKPVYNPLSHVIYSAGGQDVRLTVCDGKVLYRDGKFLTVDVETISREAEKAVEWALQRLENR, encoded by the coding sequence ATGCAACCCAATAAATGTGATTTAATCATCAAGAGTTCATACATTCTCACCCAAAATGATGAACGCGAACTTATAGAAAACGGAGCCATTGCTGTCAGTGGCTCCGTCATTTCCTCTGTAGGCACGCAGACTGATATTGAATCAGCATGGATTGCGGATGAAACAATTGACTGCGGCAAATCCGTTATCCTGCCCGGTTTGATTAACGCCCATACCCACGTGCCTATGACTCTCATGCGCGGGGTGGCCGACGACCTGCCGCTGCTGGAATGGTTGCATAATTACATGTTTCCCATTGAATCGGGCTTAACCAAAGACCTGGTTGAATTGGGTGCCCGGCTGGGTTGTGCAGAAATGGTTGCCAGCGGCACCACTGCTATTTTTGATGGCTACATGTATGAAGATGCAGTTGGCAAGGCAGTTGATGAAACCGGGATGAAAGCGGTTTTGGGTGAGGGTTTCTTCAAATTTCCTTCGCCGTTCTTCAAAACAGCGCAGGATGCATGGGATGTTATTGAAGCGTTGCATGATCAGTTTGCCGACCATGAACGGATCAGGACTGCTGTCACGCCCCACGCGGTATTCACCACCGATCCCGACCAGCTTGCCGAGAGCATGGAACTTGCCGAACGGCTGGACCTGCTCTGGCAGATTCATGCTGCGGAATCCGTGCCGGAAACCAAGCTTACGCTGGAAACTTTCGGAAAAAGGCCCATTCAGATATTAAAAGAATACGAATTACTCCGCGAACGCACCCGGTTGCATCACTGTGTGGATGTAACTGATGAAGAAATCGGCTGGATTAAGGATGCAGGGGCCATGATCGCCCATAATCCGCAGTCCAATCTCAAACTTGGTTCGGGCATCTGTCCGCTGACCAAATTCCTTGAAGCCGGGGTAACTGCCGGGCTGGGAACTGACGGTGCTGCCAGCAACAACAATCTGGACATGTTTGATGAAATGCGCACCGCTGCCTTGCTCCAAAAAGGTTTCCTGCAGGACCCGGAAGCCATGCCCGCCCAGACAGTTCTTGACATGGCAACTGTTTCAGGTGCTGATTTTCTGGGATTTCATGATACCGGAAAACTTGAGACAGGAATGAAAGCGGACATCATCGCTATAAATATGGACAAGATGCACCTTAAACCTGTATACAACCCCCTCTCGCACGTTATTTACTCCGCCGGGGGACAGGATGTCCGCTTGACAGTCTGTGACGGTAAGGTTCTTTACCGGGATGGAAAATTTCTGACCGTGGACGTGGAAACTATTTCACGAGAAGCGGAAAAGGCCGTCGAATGGGCTTTACAGCGGCTTGAGAACCGCTGA
- a CDS encoding adenine phosphoribosyltransferase — MNLRDYIRDIPDFPKEGIVYFDITPLLAEPKAFQYTIDQLAERFADYKIDKIAAAEARGFIFGAPLASKLNIGFVPIRKPGKLPYETISVSYDLEYGTDNLSMHIDAVSKDENVLLIDDVLATGGTAEGMVKLVEKAGGNVSAMGFIAELSFLDGKSKLGGIETTSLIQL; from the coding sequence ATGAATTTGAGGGATTATATCCGCGACATTCCCGACTTTCCCAAAGAAGGAATCGTATACTTTGACATCACCCCGCTTCTGGCCGAGCCCAAAGCATTCCAATATACTATCGACCAGCTGGCAGAACGCTTTGCCGACTACAAGATAGACAAGATCGCTGCTGCAGAAGCCCGTGGCTTCATCTTCGGCGCACCGCTGGCCAGCAAGCTGAACATAGGCTTCGTACCCATCCGCAAGCCCGGCAAGCTGCCTTACGAGACCATCTCCGTAAGCTACGACCTTGAATACGGCACCGACAACCTGAGCATGCACATTGATGCAGTCTCCAAAGATGAAAACGTGCTGCTCATCGATGATGTTCTTGCCACCGGCGGAACAGCAGAAGGAATGGTCAAACTGGTTGAAAAAGCAGGCGGCAACGTATCCGCCATGGGCTTCATCGCCGAACTCAGCTTCCTTGACGGAAAGAGCAAGCTGGGCGGAATTGAAACCACAAGCCTCATCCAGCTTTAA
- the lnt gene encoding apolipoprotein N-acyltransferase, whose product MHPAVPIIIAMFSAGIGYANPLLHLPAAILGFPLALGFIAFSAASPRKALKRGWIAGSLAGIACMYWIAYPVGVYGGLSWALAIPCPILVGMIVGTYYGIYTYILNHAARALPPFALCIFSGLLWTSMETAQGVLLTGYPWMTLSSAMAFRPEWIQSAAFIGAYGLSGLLVSVATAILVWKISNPAKIWTISVVALIIILGGVRTSPQQFTDLEKTGNTSIGIIQGNIDQARKWDAKYKKTTFEKYLNLSRQVTHKTDLVVWPETAMPFYLQDGGIMRAELVNFASETNTPVLTGAPGYVLHSKGNFSLYNRAYLISPDKKYMDWYDKSHLVPFGEYIPLKDILPLGKLVQGAGDFLPGSDASPLRTGDLAMGMLICYEGIFPELAQERVEKGANILINISNDAWYGNTSAPRQHLNLVTMRTVEQGRYMIRGTNTGISACIDPLGRVSHATGLFVDAAVAAKAELLSGETFYHANYKAVTRTPLVLTLLFAIWIIISRRKNPAGIKI is encoded by the coding sequence ATGCATCCAGCTGTTCCGATTATTATTGCAATGTTTTCAGCGGGGATTGGTTATGCCAATCCCCTGCTTCATTTACCCGCTGCCATTCTAGGCTTTCCGCTGGCACTGGGCTTTATCGCTTTTTCTGCCGCATCACCGCGCAAGGCCCTGAAACGGGGCTGGATTGCGGGTTCACTGGCGGGCATAGCCTGCATGTACTGGATAGCATATCCGGTGGGAGTCTACGGCGGCCTGTCATGGGCACTGGCCATACCATGCCCCATACTTGTGGGCATGATTGTCGGTACTTACTACGGTATCTATACCTATATTCTCAACCACGCTGCGCGGGCACTTCCGCCCTTTGCGCTCTGTATCTTCAGCGGTCTGCTCTGGACTAGCATGGAGACGGCGCAGGGAGTGCTGTTGACCGGCTATCCGTGGATGACCCTATCCTCTGCCATGGCTTTCAGGCCGGAATGGATCCAAAGCGCGGCCTTTATCGGAGCCTACGGACTTTCGGGGCTGCTGGTTTCAGTGGCTACGGCCATTCTGGTCTGGAAAATATCCAATCCCGCCAAAATCTGGACCATATCTGTCGTAGCCCTGATCATCATTCTCGGCGGAGTACGCACCAGTCCGCAACAATTTACTGATCTTGAGAAGACCGGAAACACCTCCATCGGCATCATTCAGGGCAATATTGATCAGGCCAGAAAATGGGACGCCAAATACAAAAAAACAACTTTCGAAAAATACCTGAACCTGAGCAGGCAGGTTACGCATAAGACCGATCTTGTAGTCTGGCCGGAAACAGCCATGCCCTTTTACCTGCAGGATGGCGGAATCATGCGTGCGGAACTCGTCAACTTTGCTTCCGAAACCAATACCCCGGTCCTGACCGGGGCTCCGGGCTACGTACTGCACAGCAAGGGTAATTTCTCCCTCTACAACCGGGCCTATCTCATCTCGCCGGATAAGAAGTACATGGACTGGTATGACAAATCCCATCTGGTTCCTTTCGGCGAATATATCCCGCTTAAAGATATTCTCCCGCTCGGCAAACTGGTGCAGGGTGCCGGAGACTTTTTACCCGGCTCGGATGCCAGTCCGCTGCGCACCGGCGACCTTGCTATGGGTATGCTCATTTGCTATGAAGGTATCTTCCCTGAACTGGCACAGGAACGGGTGGAAAAAGGTGCCAACATACTGATAAACATCAGCAATGACGCATGGTACGGAAACACCTCCGCTCCCCGCCAGCACCTGAACCTCGTAACCATGAGAACAGTTGAGCAGGGAAGGTACATGATCCGGGGCACCAATACCGGAATTTCCGCCTGCATCGACCCGCTGGGCCGGGTCAGCCATGCTACCGGGCTGTTTGTTGATGCCGCAGTAGCCGCCAAGGCGGAACTCCTGAGCGGCGAGACTTTCTACCATGCAAACTATAAAGCAGTTACCCGTACCCCGCTGGTACTGACTCTGCTTTTCGCCATATGGATAATCATAAGCCGCCGCAAAAATCCGGCGGGAATTAAAATATAA
- the mtnP gene encoding S-methyl-5'-thioadenosine phosphorylase, producing MAVIGIIGGSGLDNPDILKDAKDSEVSNKWGEPSSPIRSGKIAGKEVHIIGRHGREHTIPPTYVNNRANIQALKDLGCDYILATTAVGSLREEIDRGHLVIIDQFIDFTRKRELTFFESFEPHAPAHTPMAEPFDADMRAKMTAACNELGVTVHDKGTVVTIEGPRFSTRAESHMFRAWGADIINMSTAPEAILANEAGIPYAAVAMSTDYDCWKTDEAPVTWDDILAIFKANAENVTSMLIKTIENI from the coding sequence ATGGCAGTTATCGGCATCATCGGCGGCAGCGGACTGGACAATCCGGACATCCTCAAAGACGCAAAAGATTCTGAAGTTTCAAATAAATGGGGCGAACCCAGCTCCCCCATCAGGTCGGGCAAAATCGCAGGCAAAGAAGTCCACATCATCGGCCGCCACGGGCGCGAACACACCATCCCCCCGACCTACGTCAACAACCGCGCCAACATTCAGGCTCTCAAGGACCTCGGTTGCGATTACATTCTCGCCACCACTGCCGTAGGCTCTCTGCGTGAGGAGATCGACCGCGGACATCTGGTCATAATCGACCAGTTCATCGATTTCACCCGCAAGCGTGAACTCACATTTTTCGAAAGCTTTGAGCCACACGCCCCTGCCCACACTCCCATGGCCGAACCTTTTGATGCCGACATGCGCGCCAAGATGACCGCAGCCTGCAATGAACTAGGTGTTACCGTGCATGACAAAGGCACCGTGGTAACCATCGAAGGCCCGCGTTTCTCCACCCGCGCAGAATCACACATGTTCCGCGCATGGGGTGCAGACATCATCAACATGTCCACCGCCCCCGAAGCCATCCTCGCCAATGAAGCGGGAATCCCCTACGCCGCAGTAGCCATGTCTACCGACTACGATTGCTGGAAGACTGATGAAGCACCTGTCACATGGGATGATATTCTTGCTATTTTTAAGGCTAATGCGGAAAACGTTACCTCAATGCTGATCAAGACTATTGAGAATATTTAA